In Gadus chalcogrammus isolate NIFS_2021 chromosome 1, NIFS_Gcha_1.0, whole genome shotgun sequence, the sequence gaagttatttttgtttttccttcctaAATTTCAGAACAGTTGTGGTTCTGAAGTTGAATTATATCAAgagtaatatatttatattactcAATACAGGTATATCTGTatatgctgttttttttttttaagttaattTAACCCAAAAAAGGACCTTGACTATTTGAATCACTGGTTAAATAAAGTGAATCAAGAACTCGTACTTTGGTTGTTGGGGTGTCTAACTTTCAAGACTGAGGCTTTGACCTCAATTCCAACATGGGAAATTAGGAAAAAGACCAACTGATTCCATTCCTGGAAGAGTGGGTTACACACTAGGATAATGTAACATTATCTTTGTGTGGTTAAATGATTCAAGGAAAGAAATGGATATTGGGAAACAGAATTGTGCCTCTTCAATAAATACGTTTGCTGTCCCGTGTacatgttttatattttatgaATCTTGACTGGTCATACCAACGGTTGCAAGCCATCAACTAGTACAAGAATCATTGCTTTACTGCACTTCTGATGAATGCAATGAAGCGTGGCATTATTTTATAATCCATTTTCATTTATTCTCACCAATTATGTGAGAATGAAAGCTACAACCCAGCACCACGTATATGTTCTCACATTTTCAGACGGTATTTCAATTTAAAAAGTGACCTTTTATCTCCAAAGGAATCTGTTCTCTTGATTTGCTGCAACCACCCATATCAGCAATTAACGAACGACCACTACTCTGACGTAGATGCAAATATCCAAGTCCATGTCAATGAGGAAAGAATTAACCTTTGTTCCAAACCTGTGCCTATCCCTAACTGTTAACAGATCCAGCTTGTATATCATTTTACTTGAGTTGATGGTCCGGTTATTTAGTTCTTGGAAAAATGCTTTCCTTCTTCCTTGTTCAAAGTGTAGAGTTTCCATGATATGGATTATATTTCTAGCTGGTCGAGCTACATGGCCTGGAATGATAAGACTGGAATTGACCCTTGTAGTCAGGTATTTATTAACCAGGTGGCAGCCATTCTGGGAGAGAAAGGTTCCAAATGGTTCTGTGTCTTCATTCATAGTGAACCGTAATAAAGTATCTAAATGGAAGCTCTAAATGTAAAAGCCAATGCGTCTGGGCTTTCATAACCATGGAATATAATGGGTGTGACTGTCTATTGGACAGATACCCGTTAAATTCTCCCTCATGTTCCAACAAGTCTCTGCAGCTACAGCCAAACAAAATGAATAAAGTGATGTAATAATTATACTAAATAACACAATCAACCCCAGTAGACAGCACCCAGTCGTCATTTTTAATGGTAGGCTATAACTTTCATGGAGGAGAGGCTGTAAAGTGTTACTAGTCATAGTAAGGGGAGAAATTAAAGAACATGATTCTGATCCACATGATTCTTGTCCTTGCGCATGTGGTGGACACCATTCATATGATCACTGTGTGGACAGCAGAGGGTTCAGTGTCCTGAAACCAACATTCTCTGACACGAGGCAGTATCGGAAGGGCAGGACCAGGGACATGGTCCACTGGACGCAGTTGGACCACGGGATATCTGCGGTATGAGTGACCCCTGTCTGTGACAAGGGGAACGGTTTTAACACGTCAGGGCAAAACGTTTGTCTATGACTGTGGTGACGTAAGCAcgacatctccccccccccccccccccaaacacacacacacacacacacacacacacacacacacacacacacacacacacacacacacacacacacacacacacacacacacacacacacacacacacacacacacggtatgtagcaaataacaacacaacattccTGTTCGACTTTAGCTCGTACTTTTCTCAAAACAACAAGTACACGTCCGTGAAGTCAGCTTTAATATCGTTTCACCGTCACGCCTTTCAGAATGCTATGAACCAGCTCGTCCGCTTTGATCCGTCCTGTGCTTGTTGCCAGCCTTGTCTGATAATTCAGTATAGCAGACAAGCTAATGTCGTGTGCGGAGAGAGCGAACCAACGCCTGCCTGCGTCCGCGTCGGTGTCGGCATCCTACCCACACCGACGTCTCATGGAAGGTTAGAAGATGCTCCGGATTTTCCAGCTCATCTTTTTACTAGGTAAGTAGCCAACGCGATTTCCTAAATAACCATGCTGCACATGGCGGGGTGATAAGGTAGCTAACGTCCTCAGTCGTTACGCATTTTGCGCATTCGTTACTTAAGTTAACTTCTGTCACCGCCTGTAGGATGTGCGACCCTTTGGGCCATTCGGTTTTTGACCTTGTGCTTGTGTATGACTCTTTATGTTTAATTTGTGTCACTACTAATTTTCATGTTTCAACCATTGAATCGACTCTCACAGGCAGTTTGCATGTTCAGCTGAATGGAGTTGGGGCTTTTGGTAAGAGTTGGACACAATCtgtggggaaaaaaagagaCCATAATTTCTCATGTTTTTACCTACTGCTTGAGTGTTAACTGCACATTTTAACCATAACAGATGGACCTCATATAAGGCTATTGGATGGAGACAACGAGTGCTCAGGGAGAGTCGAGGTACTTCGCCACAACCAGTGGGGGACGGTTTGCGACCATGGCTGGGACCTAAGGGAGGCTGATGTGGTGTGCCTGGATTTGGGCTGTGGCTTGGCCGAATCTGCCCTTCACGGGGCAGCATACGGGCAAGGCAGCGGGGAGATCTGGCTTCGTCATGTCCAGTGCTCGGGCCACGAGGCCAGCCTGATGCGCTGTGCCACTGTCCTCCACAGTGACCCCCACTGCACCCACCTGAACGATGCCGGTGTCAAATGCTCAGGTGAAAAGTACTTCTCTTCAAAAGCATCTGCTGGATGTCATTGATATCCAGCTAGGACTTCCTGTTCTTGATTTTGATTTCTGCTCATTGGAACGAAACATGCTGATCAACAAATATAACCTTCTCACAGAGGTGCAGAGCTGGTTTTAAGTATTTGGGTGCAAGTCCAAGTCAAGTCTTAATAGTAAAAGTGGACACTGATACATCTGCAATGAGTGTTACAgattcccccccaaaaaaatggaTTACTTTAATAACTGTGAGACTACTTAGAAATGGATTGTTTAAATTGTTTTTAATTAGAATATAGGACAAGAATGGCCAATTTAATCCAGAAGATTAAGTCAGTAATGCAGAATAAAACCTACCCCATGGCCTGAAGTTATCTTTTCAGTCCCCAGTCTCAGTGGCTCTCCCCCAGCCAGACTAGCTTCTTACCAGACATCCTCtgtgtgaaattaaatcaaagaTGAAAGACGCCGGAAAAGCACAAGCAGGGTTGTGGTTGCGAGATCCAGGCCTACATTACAACCCTCATACAAAAAGTTTCAGGTCACAAGATTGAATATGATGAGAACAGATTATGATTTGATTCAAATATATAGATAGGTTTAAAACTATTTGATGAGTAGCCTTATCGTTTGATGGACTGAGTGAGAAAGGTATTGCATAATGTATCTCTATAGCTCAGATATTCACCCTCTGAGCGTGTGAGTCTTTGCTCAAACTTCTCCTCACATCCCCTCCAGGGACCCTGCTGATGCCGTCGCTGTCCCTGCTGTCCCCAAACGCTGTGTTTGTTGCCGGCGAGGCCGTGCGCTTTAGCTGCACGGTGCTCCTGGGACACCACCTCAGCGACTTCCACCTGTACAAGCAGGGCGTGTCCACGCCACTGGTGACCCAGCGAGTGGACCAGTTCCAGACCCGCGTGGAGCTCACCCTGACTGACCTGGAGACCTTCCACCAGGGCAGCTACAGCTGTGTGTACCGGATCAGGGGCAGCTCCCCCTCCCAGCTCCTCGCCTCTCCCCCCAGCAACTCCATCAACATCACCGTGGGTAAGTCGTGCTGGCTGGTGTGTGTCCCCatcgccccccccaccacccgtTCGAAAGCTTGTTTAAGTCTGAAAGGATCAGGGCGCTTTTGGATGTGCAGAAAGAGATGTCATCGGTATATATCAACCTCTTTACAGTAAGATAACAAGGATACTAGATTTGACTCAACCACGCTGTAAGATTTATGTGGTCCAATTCCCCTGAGAAAAGAGCCGTCAATGTGCAGTACTGCAGATATCCATCTATGAAGATTTATAGCGCAGTCGGAGCCAACCTACAAATTACCTCCAACGTGGATTTATCGATCCAGAATGGCTCCTGTAAAACCGCCAAAACACAATGCTGAACTCTAGCTTTTCCAAAGTGTTGTGTACGGCCCTTAGTGTTCCCAGAAAACtgaagtctgtctgtcttcctttcTGGACGTTGCTTAGTGGAGCTGCTGACTCCCCAGCACTGGTACAACACGTCGACGGAGGCCCCCGTGGGCTCGGTGATCAAGGGCCAGGGCTTCAACATCACCTGCGTCACCAAGCAGCAGTACCCAGGGGCCTCCTTCCAGCTGCGCCTTAGCCGGTCCAACGGGACCGTGCGCCAGTCGCTGCCCGCGCTCACGCCCGCCGTCACCTTCACCTTCTCCAGCGCCCAGAGCTCCAACGAGGGCTACTACTACTGCCTGTACCGCGTCCAGCTGGGGGGCCGCACCTTCATATCCAGGGAGAGCCAGCCCCTGCCCATAGCCGTCAGAGGTAAGTGAGGGCCACAGGTCCGGGGAGGGGTTCTAGGTTGTGTGATGGATTGAGAGGGGAGCTATGGATGGTGTTTCTGGGTTTTATTACACAAAATTGTTGACTATATGTTAGTTCTTGTGGTTAACCTTGTctgtaagaaaaaaaagaatgcctCAAAGCGGTCATGTCAAGGGTCACCCCTTTTGCGCTGTTGGTTGAAAGACGACAGCACACTTTAAAATATGCATAAACTGTGGTTCTTTGGCTGGAGGGACACACTTATATACGGGGGAGCTTGATTTAAAACAAGTCAATTTTAGTGTTGATTAGTGTTTTTAACACTAATCAGTGTTGTCACCAATCATGTATTTGTTAATAGCTTGGTTATGTGTTGGCTTGTCCTGTCCTTCCCAGATCCTGACCCAGTGCTGAGTCCTATGGTAATCAGTTGGTTGGTGTCGGGCCTGACGTTTGTCGTCGCgctcatcattatcatcatcgtgGCCAAGGTCCTATGCCAAAGGGAGGAGAAGCCGTCTGAGCTGGAGAGGGAGACGAGGACCTGTGAGTTGTTTTGGAAGCTAATCTACTCTTCATCCTGTCAATCTAATGTAGAGTTTAGGTTAATCTATCGATTGAACTGTGAGTTCAGGAATGTGTTCTTTATCTGTTTCTCCTGCAGGTGTGGACAACACTTACGTTGCCTTATCAATCAACAAGATATGACGAGCATTGCAAAGGGTGAATACATCCCAAGGTATAGGATATATCAATACATTGATTAATCTTTCGGTTTTATACCACCAAAATGTAGTTGTAATTTGAGGCATGCTGCATTTTGTAAGTTTTCGTCAGCTAAACATGAGAATAGATGTattatttttaatacattttgcgCTTTGAATTATGTTGAATCGTTAAATTAAAATCAGTTCAGTGCCAGCATTATATGGTCAGCCAGTTATTTTAAAATAGTGACTGCAAAAAAATGTTGTGGCTATGTGTTAAGCTATGATGCTAGCAATATACATTTTGTGTTTGCCGTTCCTGTTCCACGCATTTGTATCATTTATTTGTATCAATTTTCAAACAGTTTAGGAAAACCAGGTGGAAGGAGGATATAATGGCATACTATTGGTCGATAATTTCCCCCATTTTTTTCAGTCTGGCAAGACCTTGGAGCTGGCGAATGGCTTTGATGGATCCTTAGTTAAACAGAACATGTGCATTGTACTCCAGTGGTCGACTGGCATTTTGATGATGGCAAAGGCTTTGATGTTGTAGCTTCAAAGTTGAGCCCCCTTGTGGAATGGCTGCTGGGAAGTGTGCGGTTATTGATGAGGCCAGAGCAAACTCCAAAGAGCTGCACAGCGATAGGTAGACCCCGCTCTACCCCCACAACCCCTCTTTAAAGTACTAAAAGCAGTTTGAGGATGGGACGTTAAGTAAGACCAGATGTACCGTCATGCTGAACACTAACCACAACTATGTTAAACAAACGACACACTTTGTGGATAAATTGGAAAGGACAGCGGGTGTGGTGGCAGTTTCACTGTAGTATGTTCGGACCTCCTGTATTATATCATGGATATAGAAGACCTACCAAGGATGCAAGGAATTTAGAAATGAAGTCCACATTGAACTCGTACTAGACTTCAGATTCACTCAGGCTATTGCTGTAATCCCATGTTTAAATGTGCAGAATGGTAATAGCGACTTGAATGAACCTGCAAAGAATGTGTTCCTCAGGTGTCCATGTGTAGTTTGTATGTACACAGGGTGTCcaacgttttatttatttttactaagTAACACTAACAAGCTCCACTACGCCCATGTCTTATCTCCTACAGATAAATGATCCTTAAAGGATTAGACGTTTTCTAGTTTAAGTAGTGAGACGACCCCTATTATTCTAGTCCTTTAGCAATAAGTGTGTAAATAAACAGTATCGTCAACTGTACCGCTCCGTGTATTGGGAGCCACTGGTGTTAAACAGGTTTTATATTTCAGAGATACAGGTTTGACTGTTAAATCCGCCGATAATGCTGTATTGTATATTTCATTTTGGCAACTAAGGTGGCAACTGAGCAAGCTGAATATTAAATGAAGTACGCTATTGTTTGCCCTTCGTAGTAGGTTTTTTCCACATTCGATTTGGTATGAAGGTGATGGAATTGTTTTTTTAACTTAAAATGACAACTGCATTTTATAGGGTTGAtcaaatttattttaaataatgtaaaGTATTAGATGCAGTGAATAACAACAATGGTCAGGAAATACAACATGGAATACGCAGTACAAATGCTAATTTCGGAAGGAAGTGACAGGCTCTCTTATACAAGTGTCAAATGTAACAGATTCTGCCACCAGAAGCTTCTACTAAATGTTTCTAATGCCTTCTAAAacgctttatttatttattcaaaaaaTCCCCAACTAAATGCTAACATTTCAGCAGTCATACAATACAATTTCTGTTCTTGACAGTTCGGTCATTTATGTACATAGATGGAAAACAACACGACTGATCGAAATATTTTGTTCTTGCCACGGCCCCAGGGTTAATCAATATGGACTGAAGAAACTGTACATAAATAATAAAGCAAATCTGTGCTTTATACTATAGTGTTGCTTTGGAAAAATAGTTTTTAGACTGGCAAAGTACATATTCCTCGTTTAGAGGGATTGGATTTATTCCATACTTTTGAAAAAGTATTAAAAAGGTGAATGAAACACTGCATTCCCCATTAAAATCCAGAGGGAATTTACTTTACTTGTTTAAAAGGCTCACTATGTGTGGACTCCATGTTGCAAATCACAAAGTACAGAAACACTGCAACAATCAGAAAGACCAGAAACTGTACCCAAAGTGGAATGAGGCGATGAGACTTCTCCTCCGGAACGGGCACGCTACATTTCACTGGGGTGGCGTTTGAGTAGGACGCAGTGCTGTAAGTCAAAGGTGTGTCGTAGTGCCtaaaaaaacaattatatttTACCTCAAAGCATTATAAAAAGGATTTCTGAAGAACTTTTCAGTGTAAAACAGTGCGCATGTGCACGGGTTGGCAGACAAACATGTACATGGCTTCTACTGTGTTCATTAAAGCAGTCAGAACTCATTGCTACAATGTACTGACATTCCACAACATTTGCTAATGCATCTTTGTTCGGTGCCTTTGTGAAATGAGAATGGGAAGATTTGTTTACATACATGAGGACTCTAGGTACATTGAAGTGATTAACAATGATGACTATTGCAACAAGATTGTGCCCATTTTTAAAGATCCTTTAAGACCACAGCAGCAGTCTTCAGCACCAATCAATTATGACTTAATGCCAAACCCATTCTGATACTTTTGGTTGCTTCATTGGTGAATGCCACAATCCCAAAAAAAATATGTAGGACTTGTCCTTTGAAGAGACAAACCTTAAAGTAAATTCAAATGGAAAATTAGTTAGTACTTACTTGTCAACAACATCTGGACTCCTGTAGACCTCAGACCTTGATCGTAAGTAGGGATTTCTAAAAGGGGAATAAAAAAACATAGTTTTTGTTGTGTTCTGTGAAATATGAAGAAATGCAGTACACTGATAACTTACGCATCCTGAAGGTTCCTTTGAGCGTACTCCTGGCCTGAATGAGAGTATTGTTCCCTGATTGGAAATGACATGTTATCTTTAAGAGTTCAGATAAGCGTGTTTCAGTTGCCGTTATAGTAAGTAAATGTGAGGTTATAGAATTATTTCATGTAATTTTGAATCTTACCTGTCTCCATAGCCTTCACTCATAGactgaagaaaataaaacaggGCGTAAAGGAACAATTGATACATGATGTATTTTAGATACATATGATAAAGTCGATCATGTTTTAGGATACTTACAGGTGACCTATAGCTCAAATAGGTAACTTCTTCCTCTGAAATTAGaacaacaaaaatagataaGATCCGATCGTTTTTTCTTGTAATGCCTTGCTCTGAAGAGTTATTACTGTGGAATAACTTCCAAAGACCTAACATTTAGGAAGTGATCAAGCCAGCCAGGTGTAGACAATGAGGTAGAATGAGGATGTTTGAATATGACAATATTCCCCACGGGAGTTCTCCTCTGTGCGGCCCTGTTAGTTTGTCCACCCAGGGTGAAACCCATGTTGAAATTGAAAGACTGTGACAATGTTTTcccaacactttttttttacgttAATAATGAGACCTCTATTCACCATGATACCTAAAAAACATGGGGTGTTAGGTATCATGGTGAATATAGGTCgcattattaacattattttcTCATAACGAGCATCAAATAGGAGCCGGGGAATGTTGGTTAATGTTTACACAAACTGTTTTTTTATGGATTAATCTCGGATAAACTCCGAACTCAGGAAGCTGGTGAAACATAACGCTTGCTATCTACCTTGTATGTACATGGAGATATTGCCATATGGACATGGGTCTAGTAGTAACTTTCTTACCCTCTTCTCTGTAGAAGGTTTTGTCGGAGGATGGTTTTGCCTTTCCCTTATTACCCATGGCCTGTTGTATCTTCTTTTCGTACAGCGATCTGGTTGAATCTATTGTTAGGcgaaacaaaacaaatcaattcCAATACTAATAAACCACTCCATAACGTAAACTCCATATCAACATTAGGGATTGTACTGACCCACAATCGGTCCGTGCTTTATTCCATATTCATCAAGAAGTGCGCTTATTTCTTGGTCGGATTTGTTGCTCAGCGTGGACATGGTGTTGTTTTGAGTTCCTTAAACAGGCTAACTTTGGTCAAACAGCGCGTGAAATGTACACAAACTACGATATTATACATCCACAATCTACTAAGACGAAACCAACTATTTTGGTGCCTAACTATGAAATATAGAGTATGTTTGTTTCACTCGATGGACAAGGGCAGTTCCCGCTTTGGTTCCCTAATCTAAATAAGTAACTCCACCCATCTTGGCAACGGCTGTTAAAAGTACACCAAACGCGCGCACCCAGGCGCCACAGATGACTCACACGCGGCAGTTCCGTTTCCTTTTGGCGGTGATGGTTTTCGTTTTGAAGCTTGAGCAGCGATGCAGGGGCGCCGCCCATGGCCATAGTTTGTCCtggatctttttttttgttgacaaAATAGCTCCGGAACTATTCATCTGTCATATATCTTGCATTGTATCCCTcgatctttaaaaaaaaataataagaaaattaTCTTGATCAAGGAACAAAACTATGgatcctcctgtgtgtgtgtgtgtgtgtgtgtgtgtgtgtgtgtgtgtgtgtgtgtgtgtgtgtgtgtgtgtgtgtgtgtgtgtgtgtgtgtgtgtgtgtgtgtgtgtgtgtgtgtgtgtctgagaaattatttaatttcaacAGCTACAAGCGCTGAGTCCTCGACTGTAAGTTGAAAAGCTAATATACGTAACGGTTCCACTAATTGTATTGTTTGCAAATTATAAACCAGGCAACACATGGCCTCCGTCTTGAATCCCTCCATGGCTCTAAACTGTCATTCACAGATTTACATTTCTTTGTGAAATACAAATTTATTAATGGAATTTACTTTGGACAAGCCATCAAGCAATGTTTCACATGAATAAAGAAGGTAGGCATATTATCCCTTGAAAAGAGGGAGTCCAAGGAAGTCAGTCTCATCCATAGTCCACCAGAACACCAGCAGGCCAGCCCCCATCACCAGGAACATCTTGAGGATGGATTTCATCAACCCAAGACCCTACGAGGTTAATGAAAGATATATCTTCATAGGCGAAGCCAATCAAATATTACATCTATTTGATTGATTCTTTATGTACTTCTTTGTACTTTACCACAAATCAATTCAATTTAAGAACTTTTAAAGCACTTACAGTCTCTGGTACCACATCGCGGTTGAGTTGTAGATTTGAGTTCAATGTGGGTGTATCATTTTCTCTCTTCCCCTAAAAACATAGAATTGCTGTACTGTTTGCATGTGCATAATATGCATTCTGAGGACGCAGATGTTCAAATTGTGCTTGACATCCTTTCAGGTAATAATAGTCCTCTTACGTTGTATTCAGGGAtcatctcttcctctgcctcagTAGAACTGTCCAATAAATCCCTGCCATTACAGAAAAGTTGGTAGACATTAGTTCAGATCTACATGTGGCAGTCGGTTTGACCATCATGAGCCAATTTTGCATAAGAGAAATGAATGACACTTACGCCTCACTATCATAGTGAAAGACTTGAGGCAACAGATCCATGCAAAAGTGTACTTTTGTCTTCCTGCCTACACAGCGATCAAAACACGACCAAATTAAAATCCAAGGTTAACTTATTATCTTGGTGTTTAGGTCCTTATTTAAAGACTGTCTACATGCTCACCTTCTTGATCCATTTCCCCATCGCTTTCATTGTAAAACTTGTAGAAAGCCTGGATTCTCTCCTGTTCGTCTTCCCAATTCCTGCTGTCTTCATACTCGTCTCCATCATATCCGAGCTCAGCAATTCCCGAAGCCAAGGACAACAAGGTGCTGGGGCGTATGTCACCCTGAATGTCTGTGTTGAAGGGGTCTTTTGAGGCCCCCTTGGCAGGCTCTGCAGTTTCAAGTGAAGACTGTGAGTTCTGCTTGCCTCTGTCTTCTGTGTTTAACATGGACTCTTGAGAGAACCCAGGCATTTTTGCCCACATGTTGTCCTCGCCACCAGTCGGTGACTCCCATGTGGTGTCGATCTTTGTCAGAGATGAGTCTTCAGAGACTGTCCTCATCTCGACATGGTGTTTCTGTAATGGCGGTGGACTGAGTGCAGGAGCTGACTCATGCTGACTTAAATCATCTCTTTTGCATTCCCCATCAGTCTTGTTAGCTTGGATATCATCACTGTTGCTGATGATGTGTATTATTGGTGGTCTTGCGTCAAAGGTGGACTCTGTGGCACATGTATGGTCGTAGAAATGATGAAGATCTTTATCTGATGGAGAGCATGTGTTGGTTGCTCCAATTAGCTCTGCCTCATCTTGGGTATGATCTGCATTCTCTGGACACGTACCTATCTCCTCTCCAACATCAATCCAACATGGCAGCACAGTTCTTTGTGCATATGGAAGGGTTTTTGATTTGCATTTGTCGTCCGTTGCCCCAGCTGTGAAAGCCCTGCACTTTGCTTCTACAACTGTTTCGGTCCATCCAGAACCCAAATCCCGGTCTTCTTTATTGTCAATATTTCCTGTACCTAACAGTGtgggctctgtctctctatcaagATGAGATGTCTCACTCGAGGCAGAAAGCACTGCATCCAGATTGCCTTTGCTTTCTTCATCTGCGGCCTCGTCTTTCCCCCAAGAAGAGATGTCTGGGGGGAACACGGCATCGGTCGCCCCAGCCCGTTGGTGGTCATCCCCAGTGAATTCCTTCCCTCTTTCAGTAGAGCCCTCCACCGTGTCCTCTCCAGACACGAGCTCCCCCAGACTTTGCACTAGGTCTCGTATAGGAAAATTAAGAACGTCCTCATCTCCGCACGGGCCTCCATCCTCTCGGGGAGACAGCATGGTGAGGAAGTTagctttcttctcctccttctctttgtctTTGTACATCGACTCATCCGACTCTGCACCCCTCTCGTtggcgctctctcgctcttcctccgGAAGAAAATCACCTTGTGTGTTCATCCAACTTTCATCTTGAGGTCCTTTCTGAAAATAGCCCATGTCCTCATCACTTTCGCTCCAACCTAGTTCCGCCTCATTCCTTACTTTGCTTCCGTCTGGGGCCAGAGGTTCTCCTGTAAAGGCCCTGTCCTCTTTATAGCCGTCCCAGAGCTTGTGGCTACGGCACATCGATGCCAGCccctcctctggttcctctgccTCCTGTTCCTCGGCTGTCTTGCAGAGTTTTTTACCTGCGCTTTCAGCATCCTCTTCCAGGACCTCAGGGACAGCGGGCCGTCTGCTCATAGGGACTTCCTTTTCCTTCCAGTCTCCTTTGTCATCATATTCAGACATGTTTGTACCTTTTGTTTCCTGTGAGTAAGCACCCGTTTGTTCTGCTAAGTGTTTGCTGATGCAAAGCCTCGTCTACCGCAGTTTGGACTGGAGGATTCTCCTCGGAGGTATCTGTCCTGAATTGTTCTTCGATTGCAGGAACTCAAAGTCCAATTCTACAATGGAGAGAAGAGCTGTTTCTGTTACAACGTAATTTAAATGTCCCATAAATATATTGAGTTGTTAATAAAAGCATATTATGCATTTTATTACAGTCGTTCTTACTGGTCATCGTCCATTATGTTCTTCAATATTTGAAGAGTGATATTTTAAAGTCAAAAGTAGTAAAGTACATTTAAGACTGAAATGGAGGCATGTGGAAttaaatcatgtttttttttaaaaggataGGATATTTCTGATGCGCAGAGTGAACCCAGCAAAGTGGAGGTAATGCCACTTCTGTTGCTAATTCAAGTCACTTCCTGTCGAAACAAACCCAAGTATAAACTTGCACTTTAGATGAGAAAGAATGGCTGAGAAaataaccaaccaaccaacaatCATCAACAAGTAGAAAAAGACAAACATAGGACTGTAGTATCATAATTGGAAATGCACTTATATAAAAGTGGAGTCGTAAAAGTTCCTTTGTCTTTACCTTCAGCCGTGTCACAGAGTATCGTCAGCTTTCATGTGGTGTGGTTTCAGATGCACAACAT encodes:
- the si:ch211-150o23.3 gene encoding uncharacterized protein si:ch211-150o23.3, giving the protein MLRIFQLIFLLGSLHVQLNGVGAFDGPHIRLLDGDNECSGRVEVLRHNQWGTVCDHGWDLREADVVCLDLGCGLAESALHGAAYGQGSGEIWLRHVQCSGHEASLMRCATVLHSDPHCTHLNDAGVKCSGTLLMPSLSLLSPNAVFVAGEAVRFSCTVLLGHHLSDFHLYKQGVSTPLVTQRVDQFQTRVELTLTDLETFHQGSYSCVYRIRGSSPSQLLASPPSNSINITVVELLTPQHWYNTSTEAPVGSVIKGQGFNITCVTKQQYPGASFQLRLSRSNGTVRQSLPALTPAVTFTFSSAQSSNEGYYYCLYRVQLGGRTFISRESQPLPIAVRDPDPVLSPMVISWLVSGLTFVVALIIIIIVAKVLCQREEKPSELERETRTCVDNTYVALSINKI
- the emd gene encoding emerin (Emery-Dreifuss muscular dystrophy), encoding MSTLSNKSDQEISALLDEYGIKHGPIVDSTRSLYEKKIQQAMGNKGKAKPSSDKTFYREEEEEVTYLSYRSPSMSEGYGDREQYSHSGQEYAQRNLQDANPYLRSRSEVYRSPDVVDKHYDTPLTYSTASYSNATPVKCSVPVPEEKSHRLIPLWVQFLVFLIVAVFLYFVICNMESTHSEPFKQVK
- the LOC130383921 gene encoding uncharacterized protein LOC130383921 isoform X1, yielding MSEYDDKGDWKEKEVPMSRRPAVPEVLEEDAESAGKKLCKTAEEQEAEEPEEGLASMCRSHKLWDGYKEDRAFTGEPLAPDGSKVRNEAELGWSESDEDMGYFQKGPQDESWMNTQGDFLPEEERESANERGAESDESMYKDKEKEEKKANFLTMLSPREDGGPCGDEDVLNFPIRDLVQSLGELVSGEDTVEGSTERGKEFTGDDHQRAGATDAVFPPDISSWGKDEAADEESKGNLDAVLSASSETSHLDRETEPTLLGTGNIDNKEDRDLGSGWTETVVEAKCRAFTAGATDDKCKSKTLPYAQRTVLPCWIDVGEEIGTCPENADHTQDEAELIGATNTCSPSDKDLHHFYDHTCATESTFDARPPIIHIISNSDDIQANKTDGECKRDDLSQHESAPALSPPPLQKHHVEMRTVSEDSSLTKIDTTWESPTGGEDNMWAKMPGFSQESMLNTEDRGKQNSQSSLETAEPAKGASKDPFNTDIQGDIRPSTLLSLASGIAELGYDGDEYEDSRNWEDEQERIQAFYKFYNESDGEMDQEGRKTKVHFCMDLLPQVFHYDSEADLLDSSTEAEEEMIPEYNGKRENDTPTLNSNLQLNRDVVPETGLGLMKSILKMFLVMGAGLLVFWWTMDETDFLGLPLFKG